Proteins encoded together in one Anoplolepis gracilipes unplaced genomic scaffold, ASM4749672v1 Contig19, whole genome shotgun sequence window:
- the LOC140675578 gene encoding uncharacterized protein produces MIGYHFRTSEINDNIVKVQEEIRIMLDHISVKLDRIVRKLFPEEVKLKRSHGIPTFSLRKEKEWENLEEILADDNVVVFAAKIKSQESETAAVQSVLPKIITNSLSRCISWAGTKKTKIAFNRSKTYKVIQVLED; encoded by the exons ATGATTGGATATCATTTCAGAACATCGGAAATTAATGACAATATTGTCAAAGTTCAAGAAGAAATACGCATCATGCTTGATCATATAAGTGTCAAGTTAGATCGTATCGTAAGGAAGCTCTTTCCAGAGGAAGTAAAATTGAAACGATCACATGGAATTCCAACATTTTCTCTACGTAAAGAAAAGGAGTGGGAAAATCTCGAAGAAATTCTTGCAGATGATAAT GTGGTTGTCTTTGcggcaaaaattaaaagccaAGAATCAGAAACCGCTGCTGTGCAGTCTGTACTTccgaaaataattacaaattccCTCTCAAGATGTATTAGCTGGGCAGGaactaaaaaaacaaaaattgcttttaaCAGAAGCAAAACATATAAAGTTATTCAAG TTCTTGAAGATTGA